The following coding sequences lie in one Oncorhynchus gorbuscha isolate QuinsamMale2020 ecotype Even-year linkage group LG10, OgorEven_v1.0, whole genome shotgun sequence genomic window:
- the tspan31 gene encoding tetraspanin-31 isoform X2: MLFFYMIILFLVFLVQFGVSCSCLAMNQDQQEKLLNSTWSLMSNNTKGELEGRLDCCGLLNNTLGQRQFTQDWFSCNAPCKDRRNCYTCGTMMLQHATEALKILGGVGLFFSFTEILGVWLAVRYRNQKDPRANPSAFL; encoded by the exons ATGCTCTTCTTT TACATGATCATACTTTTCCTGGTATTCCTTGTCCAATTTGGAGTTTCATGCTCCTGCTTGGCCATGAACCAAGACCAGCAG GAGAAGCTGCTGAACTCCACCTGGAGTCTGATGAGCAACAACACCAAGGGAGAGCTGGAGGGCCGGCTGGACTGCTGTGGCCTGCTCAACAACACCCTCGGCCAGAGGCAGTTTACCCAGGACTGGTTCAGCTGCAATGCT CCGTGTAAAGACAGGAGAAACTGCTACACCTGTGGTACCATGATGCTACAGCACGCTACAGAGGCTCTGAAGATCCTGGGAGGTGTCGGACTCTTCTTCAGCTTTACTGAG ATTCTTGGGGTGTGGCTGGCAGTGCGCTACAGGAACCAGAAAGACCCCAGAGCCAATCCCAGTGCTTTCCTATAG
- the tspan31 gene encoding tetraspanin-31 isoform X1, which translates to MVCGGFTCSKNALCSLNVVYILVGLLLIGVAAWGKEFGIVSSIHIIGGVIAVGFFLLLIAIVGLIGAIHHHQVMLFFYMIILFLVFLVQFGVSCSCLAMNQDQQEKLLNSTWSLMSNNTKGELEGRLDCCGLLNNTLGQRQFTQDWFSCNAPCKDRRNCYTCGTMMLQHATEALKILGGVGLFFSFTEILGVWLAVRYRNQKDPRANPSAFL; encoded by the exons ATGGTCTGTGGTGGATTTACCTGCTCTAAAAACGCGCTTTGTTCCTTAAATGTGGTTTACATT CTGGTAGGTCTGTTGCTGATAGGCGTGGCAGCATGGGGGAAGGAGTTTGGCATCGTGTCTAGCATCCACATCATCGGTGGGGTCATAGCTGTGGGCTTCTTCCTGCTTCTCATAGCCATCGTGGGACTCATCGGAGCCATCCACCACCACCAAGTCATGCTCTTCTTT TACATGATCATACTTTTCCTGGTATTCCTTGTCCAATTTGGAGTTTCATGCTCCTGCTTGGCCATGAACCAAGACCAGCAG GAGAAGCTGCTGAACTCCACCTGGAGTCTGATGAGCAACAACACCAAGGGAGAGCTGGAGGGCCGGCTGGACTGCTGTGGCCTGCTCAACAACACCCTCGGCCAGAGGCAGTTTACCCAGGACTGGTTCAGCTGCAATGCT CCGTGTAAAGACAGGAGAAACTGCTACACCTGTGGTACCATGATGCTACAGCACGCTACAGAGGCTCTGAAGATCCTGGGAGGTGTCGGACTCTTCTTCAGCTTTACTGAG ATTCTTGGGGTGTGGCTGGCAGTGCGCTACAGGAACCAGAAAGACCCCAGAGCCAATCCCAGTGCTTTCCTATAG